GATATACACGCCGACAGAGCCCTCCCTGCACCAGAACGCAACGACTGGGACAGCATCCTTTGGCTCACGGTTACGGCTGAGTAGCCACTTCGGCATGAGTTCCGCCCAGGTTTTGCAAGCCGGACCACATGGCCTGGCTGATACCGAAGAAACAGGATGTGCATGGCAGTCTCGTCAGGCTACAAAGGCAGCGGCGTGCAGGCGGCTCCTCTCCGGGTGCTCGGGCCGCTTGAGGTGAGCGGCGAGCTGGGGGCCGTGTACGTGGCACCGGGGCGACAGGAGATCGTTCTCGGTGCTCTGGTGCTCGAACTGAACCGGGTGGTGGAGACGACCTATCTGGTGGATGTCATCTGGGCTCACGATCCGCCGAAGACCGCACGCACCCAGGTGCAGATCTGCGTCTCCCGGCTCCGCAAAGCGCTGTCGGACGGGGGGATTGACGCCACCATCGAGACCCGTGCCCGGGGGTACATCCTGAGGGCGCCGGAGGATGCGACCGACATCGGCACCTTCCGTCGCCTGGTAACGGAGGCGCATGCCCTGGCTCGTGATGGTCAGAAGGCGCCTGCGGTGGACATGCTCCGCCTGGCGTTAGGCCTGTGGCGGGGCCGGTGCCTGGCCGGTGCACCCAGCGAAGTCCTGGCCGGTACGGCAGCGCGGTGGGACGAGATCCGCCTGGAAGCGGTGGAGACCTGCATGCGGCTGGAACTGGAGCTGGGCCGTCACGAGCACATGGTCGGCGAACTGCAGCAGCTTGTCGCCCACCACCCGCTGCGCGAGCGGCTGCGGGGGCACCTGATGGTGGCGCTGTACCGCTCGGGCCGGCAGGCGGAGGCGCTGGATGCCTACCACCAGGGCCGCGCGATGCTCACCGAAGAGCTGGGCCTGGACCCGGGGAGGGAATTACGCGACCTGGCGCAAGCAATCCTGACCGACGACGCCGACCTGGCACTGGCCGAACCGGCCGAAGCACGTTCTCTCGTCGCGATGCCGCTCTCTGAGGCGGTGCAAGAGCGCAGTGCCGATCCCGAACCGGTCGTAACCCCTAGGCAACTTCCCGCCGACATAGGCGACTTCGTGGCCGACGGCGCGATCGTTTCAGAGGTCTGCGACGCCGTCACCGAAGGACAGGAAAAAGGGCAACTGCACGTGGTCCTGGTGCTTGGTGGACCTGGTGTCGGCAAAAGCACGTTGGCCAGGCACGTGGCGCACCGGCTCGCAACCGAGTACTTCCCGGACGGACAGCTCTACTGCGACCTCCGAGGGCGGGACGGACAACCGGTGGGCCCCGCCCAGGCATTGGGTCGCTTCCTCCGAGCGCTGGGCGTACCAGGCCAGGCCATACCCGATGCGCTTGATGAGCGCGCGGAGATGTACCGCAGTCTGCTGGCCGATCGCCGGATCCTGGTGTTGCTGGACGACGTGGTGAGCGAGTCGCAGGTGATGCCCCTGCTGCCCGGAACCGGCAGCAGCGGCGTGCTGGTCACCAGCCGCGCCCAGCTCACGGCGTTGCCGGGCGCACGCCGGTTCGACTTGCAGCCGCTGAGCCCGGAACAGGCCACCCATCTGCTGGGGCGGATCATTGGACAGCACCGTGTGGAGAACGAGCGGGAAGCAGCGCGGGGCCTCGTACGCATGGTGGGCGGGCTCCCCCTCGCACTGCGCATTATCGGCGCGCGCCTGGCGGCGCGCCCGCACTGGTCACTGACTTCCATGTGGCTCCGGCTTCAGAACGAGCACCGCCGGTTGGACGAGCTGGCATACGGCGAGCTGTCAATCCGGGCAAGTCTTTCGCTCAGCTACGACGGCTTGGCGGCGGCCGACCGTCGCCTGTTGTGTCTGATGAGCCTGGCCGAAGGGACGGAGATTCCCAGCTGGCTGGGTGCCGCCCTCATCGACGACCGCACCCCGCACCCCGCTGACCTGTTGGAACCGCTCATCGACATGCGGTTCCTCGACATCACCGCCATGGATCAGGGCGGGGAGTTCCGGTGCGGACTGTCGCAGATCGTACGGACGTTCGTGCACGAACGGCTCCCCGCGGAGATTCCCGAGTCAGAACGTGCCGGAGCGGCGCGGCGTATGGTCGGTGGCTGGATGGCGCTCGCGGAGAGGGCGCACAAAGAGATCTACGGCGGTGCGTACACCATCGTGGCGGGCCGGGCCGAACGGTGGCATCCGCCGGAGGACCATGTCCGGCGGTGCCTCCGCGACCCGCTCGGGTGGCTGGAGAGCGAACAGACCAACCTGTTGAACGCGGTCGAGTTGGCGGCCCGGTCCGGGATGGACGAGTTGTGCTGGGAGCTGGCCACGACGCTGGTGACGCTCTTCGAGGCCCGTGGCTATCCCGAGCTCTGGGCGCGCACACATAAGATAGCGCTGACCGCGGTACAGGAGGCCGGCAACGAACGGGGCCAGGCGGCGGTACTCGGCTCCTTGGGGACCTTGCACCTGCACCGGGGCGAGCATGAGGCAGCAGGCCCTTACCTCAGCACCGCGTTGGAGATCTTCGAGCGGGTTGGGGAGCTGAGTGGCCAAGCACTGTGCCTGCGTG
Above is a genomic segment from Streptomyces fodineus containing:
- a CDS encoding AfsR/SARP family transcriptional regulator → MAVSSGYKGSGVQAAPLRVLGPLEVSGELGAVYVAPGRQEIVLGALVLELNRVVETTYLVDVIWAHDPPKTARTQVQICVSRLRKALSDGGIDATIETRARGYILRAPEDATDIGTFRRLVTEAHALARDGQKAPAVDMLRLALGLWRGRCLAGAPSEVLAGTAARWDEIRLEAVETCMRLELELGRHEHMVGELQQLVAHHPLRERLRGHLMVALYRSGRQAEALDAYHQGRAMLTEELGLDPGRELRDLAQAILTDDADLALAEPAEARSLVAMPLSEAVQERSADPEPVVTPRQLPADIGDFVADGAIVSEVCDAVTEGQEKGQLHVVLVLGGPGVGKSTLARHVAHRLATEYFPDGQLYCDLRGRDGQPVGPAQALGRFLRALGVPGQAIPDALDERAEMYRSLLADRRILVLLDDVVSESQVMPLLPGTGSSGVLVTSRAQLTALPGARRFDLQPLSPEQATHLLGRIIGQHRVENEREAARGLVRMVGGLPLALRIIGARLAARPHWSLTSMWLRLQNEHRRLDELAYGELSIRASLSLSYDGLAAADRRLLCLMSLAEGTEIPSWLGAALIDDRTPHPADLLEPLIDMRFLDITAMDQGGEFRCGLSQIVRTFVHERLPAEIPESERAGAARRMVGGWMALAERAHKEIYGGAYTIVAGRAERWHPPEDHVRRCLRDPLGWLESEQTNLLNAVELAARSGMDELCWELATTLVTLFEARGYPELWARTHKIALTAVQEAGNERGQAAVLGSLGTLHLHRGEHEAAGPYLSTALEIFERVGELSGQALCLRDLARIERHHGDDDRALALYESAERNFVRAQDVIGRAYVLGEMAHITMRRADFARTRSYLDEALGICRSVGFDRGQALTLRRLGHMLMYQQRYEAAERTLLEVLAMVGASGDLVGEGYVLHDLGRVNAHLRRVEQAVQYYSQSARIRDRILDHSGAAAVRADIVAILGRPMASVG